TGAGGTCGTCGAGGACGAGTGCGGAGGTGGCGACCCGGACGGCCGTGCCGTCGCGGCGGACGGTGGGCCGGGCCTCGCCGACGACCGCGAGGGAGTCCAGGGTCTGCTTGGCCCGCCACTCCTGGATGATGCCGATGCCGGTGTTGGCGAGGATCACGAAGCCGAACAGGCCGTCCTGGATGGGGGCGACGACGAGCATGATCAGCCACAGGACGCCGATGATCGCGTTGAAGCGGGTGAAGACGTTGGCCCGGACGATTTCGCCGACGGACCGGCTGCTGCGGACGGGAACGTCGTTCACCTGGCCGCGCGCCACCCGGTCCGCGACCTCGGCGGCGGTGAGGCCGGTCGCCGTCGGCGCGGAGGCGGGTGCGTCGGTGTGGGCCATGGGATCGACGGTACGTGCGGATCTGAGGGTTCACCCCCTGAGGACGCCGAAGATCCGACCTCGGGAGGACGGGGGCGACGCCGGGGGTAGTGCCTGGGTAGTACCGTCCCGGCGGGGTCTAACCGGCGACCGGGCCCACGGGTGCGTTCGGCTCGCCCGGCTCCTTCGCCGCGTCCCGTCGGATCGCCGCGTCCCGCTTGCGGACGTACCAGATGCCGATGAGGCCGAGCCCGGCGCCCGCGAGGCACGTCCAGACCCACCACAGATGGCCGTGGTCGTCGAACCAGCCGTAGAAGGGGAGCTGGACGAGGAAGAGGAGGAACCAGAGGATCGTGCCGCCGGTGACGGTGGCGACCACGGGGCCTTCCAGGGGCTCGGGCGCCTCGTGTTCAGGGATCCACTTCTTCATGGTGCTCAGCTTACGAGGCGGACGGGTCTACGCGCGGAGATGGCCGATCCGAACGTTATATGTTCATACTGAAACGGTTTGATCCTGACCACTTCTCTTCGTAGGAAACGCCAAAAGATGCCCACGTCGGCCCCCGCCAAGGTCCCCGCCCCTGAACAGCCGGGAGCCACGCCTCTCTACGGCGCCCTCGATCGCTACTTCAAGATCTCCGAACGGGGCAGCACGCTGCCCCGCGAGATCCGGGGCGGTTTCGCCACCTTCT
This Streptomyces sp. NBC_00377 DNA region includes the following protein-coding sequences:
- a CDS encoding DUF2530 domain-containing protein, which codes for MKKWIPEHEAPEPLEGPVVATVTGGTILWFLLFLVQLPFYGWFDDHGHLWWVWTCLAGAGLGLIGIWYVRKRDAAIRRDAAKEPGEPNAPVGPVAG